A genomic window from Slackia heliotrinireducens DSM 20476 includes:
- a CDS encoding FHA domain-containing protein, with product MSVKSMNPEIEICYSGLQAFCETLGKISTGYGRFAGLSGMSSSGDYEEYNPYHDYKLSAKLLATAIFNNTDRFESKSRLSNIWKAADKPKAFEECWLGAGGVGKSATALRNASVMLRDPHATVARLAGIAVESLDADQDDLACRFMYLKDSLEGIYNLKETLEDEILPAMRLGFRAERYREFEIDAFANGIEALLRDMDANNMVEIPSPVRGGKPSLGSVFDVLIERMVSAVIYGPSSKAALPPNYQVTDANVIGSSESDVLPADAKSIALIQMFDGAPGLHGVMGTFSDADVVFIGRNGKADDYKAKVKKLKFSHLTENRRTKVLQLSDANGGASGIHAMVLCDGGRWYVYDLDSSNGTFIRGDDAYVQASPVERLEPGDEIVCGYLGAEFGPYSESALLRFAYCLDAETVIREQDKRHVSALIDAAK from the coding sequence ATGTCCGTTAAAAGCATGAACCCTGAAATCGAAATATGTTACTCAGGCCTGCAGGCCTTCTGCGAAACTCTGGGCAAGATCTCTACCGGCTACGGACGCTTCGCCGGCCTTTCGGGCATGTCGAGCAGCGGCGACTATGAGGAATACAACCCGTACCACGACTATAAGCTGTCAGCAAAACTGCTGGCCACAGCCATATTCAACAACACTGACCGTTTCGAATCCAAATCGCGACTTTCCAACATCTGGAAGGCTGCCGACAAGCCCAAAGCCTTTGAGGAATGCTGGCTGGGCGCCGGCGGGGTGGGGAAGTCCGCGACCGCCCTGCGCAATGCGTCTGTCATGCTGCGCGACCCACATGCGACTGTGGCGCGCCTCGCAGGCATCGCAGTAGAGAGCCTGGACGCGGACCAGGACGATCTGGCCTGTCGCTTCATGTACCTGAAGGATTCGCTCGAGGGGATCTACAACCTGAAGGAAACGTTGGAAGACGAAATCCTGCCTGCCATGCGGCTGGGCTTCCGCGCCGAGCGGTACCGAGAATTCGAAATCGACGCCTTTGCCAACGGCATCGAGGCGTTGCTGCGCGACATGGACGCAAACAATATGGTAGAGATACCGTCGCCCGTGCGTGGCGGAAAGCCTTCTTTGGGAAGCGTATTCGACGTGCTTATCGAGCGGATGGTTTCAGCTGTCATCTACGGCCCGTCGTCTAAAGCCGCGCTGCCGCCGAACTACCAGGTCACCGATGCAAATGTTATCGGCTCTTCGGAAAGCGACGTCCTGCCTGCCGACGCCAAGAGCATTGCCTTGATCCAGATGTTCGACGGGGCCCCTGGGTTGCACGGCGTCATGGGAACCTTCTCCGATGCCGATGTGGTATTCATCGGGCGAAACGGAAAGGCCGACGACTACAAGGCGAAGGTCAAGAAGCTCAAATTCAGCCACCTGACCGAGAATCGACGTACCAAGGTGCTCCAGCTTTCTGATGCGAACGGCGGAGCTTCCGGTATCCACGCCATGGTGCTGTGCGACGGCGGCCGTTGGTACGTCTACGATTTGGATTCCAGCAACGGTACGTTCATCAGGGGCGACGACGCATATGTACAGGCGTCGCCAGTCGAGCGCCTGGAACCCGGCGACGAGATTGTTTGCGGCTATCTGGGCGCCGAATTCGGACCGTATTCTGAAAGCGCCCTGCTACGTTTCGCATATTGCCTGGATGCTGAGACTGTCATCCGCGAGCAGGACAAGCGCCACGTAAGCGCTTTGATCGACGCGGCGAAATAG
- a CDS encoding serine/threonine protein kinase: protein MLTLESPTPFAVGGYARLYRAYDSELRRTVALKVDGGSSGSDERGLMHEYRALQTVSGSAYFPEVYSCKRIFSEKYPQLNGNLCMAMELLEGHSLKSVIESTRHLGERKTLEYAKHATLALSVLHGCGLAHRDLHPGNIMLTPTGLKIIDLGISCTTGGPYNPGLLRNGYSPNAALSLEQADLYMLALGLVAARYGRRLSPNLLPDTRLGRWLACCIDPDPRKRFIRANQAFQVLIGAHVA from the coding sequence ATGCTGACCCTGGAAAGCCCGACCCCCTTCGCCGTCGGCGGATACGCCAGGCTCTACCGCGCCTACGACTCCGAGCTGCGCCGGACCGTCGCCCTCAAGGTGGACGGCGGTTCGAGCGGTTCGGACGAGCGCGGACTCATGCACGAGTACCGAGCCCTGCAGACCGTTTCCGGCAGCGCGTACTTTCCCGAGGTCTATTCCTGCAAGCGCATATTCTCCGAGAAGTATCCGCAGCTCAACGGTAACCTCTGCATGGCTATGGAGCTGCTTGAGGGCCATTCCCTCAAGAGCGTCATCGAATCCACCCGCCATCTGGGCGAGCGCAAGACCCTGGAATACGCCAAGCACGCCACCCTCGCGCTGTCGGTGCTCCACGGATGCGGGCTGGCCCATCGCGACCTGCATCCCGGAAACATCATGCTCACGCCAACAGGTTTGAAGATAATCGATCTGGGTATCAGCTGTACCACGGGCGGTCCGTACAACCCGGGGCTGCTCCGCAACGGCTACAGCCCCAACGCCGCGCTGAGCCTGGAGCAGGCCGACCTGTACATGCTGGCACTGGGGCTGGTAGCCGCGCGATACGGACGCCGTCTGAGCCCCAACTTGCTTCCCGACACCCGACTGGGCCGTTGGCTTGCATGCTGCATAGACCCCGACCCCCGCAAGCGCTTCATTCGTGCAAACCAGGCGTTTCAGGTGTTGATTGGAGCACATGTCGCCTAG
- a CDS encoding protein phosphatase 2C domain-containing protein, whose product MLYYKMSETGLSHRAEGLPNQDRVKMVCSNDVVVLAVADGMGGEALGEQAAEIACSAAYAAACSTIVCDREAFLYTAMPAVQAGFGAAFNALQKAKLDHGWNLGDLGTTLMVAAYNVKTGDLFYGYVGDGGFAVNQAGECFMVEQPQKGDNANQTFMVLDCDHWRFGHIELVQSFYVATDGIGDCIASYNQEHGTQEVSFEGENLLSYPVGWTQSQVDARMDDIFKAPALVKPSDPVALQAYDPAKLQAGSMQLPAAPGETHAANRPYAKRYTETYAARSKARSIPIEGAEPSMPEPGPDPLPGLFDLVDDDRTVVLVWSDSVDVRNEWPFYEQAVYAKVNPAVARRICRNRKSPLTRIRNLFQSI is encoded by the coding sequence ATGCTGTATTACAAGATGTCCGAAACCGGCCTTTCCCATAGGGCCGAGGGCCTTCCGAACCAGGACCGCGTCAAGATGGTTTGCTCGAACGATGTAGTGGTCCTGGCGGTGGCTGACGGCATGGGCGGCGAGGCCCTGGGCGAGCAGGCGGCCGAGATTGCCTGCAGCGCCGCGTACGCTGCGGCATGCTCGACCATCGTATGCGACAGGGAGGCGTTTCTCTACACTGCGATGCCCGCCGTTCAAGCTGGCTTCGGAGCCGCGTTCAACGCGTTGCAGAAGGCGAAGCTGGACCACGGCTGGAACCTGGGCGATTTGGGTACCACGCTCATGGTGGCCGCCTACAACGTCAAGACGGGCGATTTGTTCTACGGCTACGTTGGCGACGGGGGATTCGCCGTCAACCAGGCGGGAGAGTGTTTCATGGTTGAACAGCCGCAGAAAGGCGATAACGCCAACCAGACCTTCATGGTGCTCGACTGCGATCATTGGCGTTTCGGGCACATCGAACTTGTGCAGTCGTTTTACGTGGCAACCGACGGCATCGGCGACTGCATAGCCTCGTACAACCAGGAGCACGGCACCCAGGAAGTGAGCTTCGAAGGGGAGAACCTGCTGTCCTACCCGGTGGGGTGGACCCAATCACAGGTGGACGCGCGCATGGACGACATTTTCAAGGCGCCGGCCCTGGTGAAGCCTTCGGATCCTGTCGCACTGCAGGCGTACGACCCGGCGAAACTCCAGGCTGGGTCCATGCAACTACCGGCAGCTCCGGGCGAAACCCATGCGGCGAACCGTCCCTACGCGAAACGCTACACCGAAACGTATGCGGCCCGCAGCAAAGCTCGTTCCATACCCATCGAAGGAGCTGAACCGTCCATGCCCGAACCCGGGCCCGATCCGCTGCCGGGGCTCTTCGACCTAGTGGACGACGACCGTACGGTGGTTCTGGTCTGGAGCGACTCGGTGGATGTCCGCAACGAGTGGCCTTTCTACGAGCAGGCCGTCTACGCCAAGGTGAACCCTGCCGTGGCGCGCCGCATCTGCCGCAATCGTAAAAGCCCGCTGACCCGTATCCGCAATCTGTTTCAGTCAATCTAA
- a CDS encoding VWA domain-containing protein, producing MGIFGNKIWHRLGGDDQSYGMVPAGGPTELLAGGNAGWDNVSGNTQVLANLAVPNTAIQASATCYEQPYRRYAAGNTRVAKEVNVNIAIDMSASVPPEGVRYFADKGLDAIFQELTKASLDKGYHYNIRVVLFNGGQREIIPFCDLEEAKRIKAAGFGHIDTSGCTDLEGVVRSDFAAIDRLKADQDAKHLMRASSLEIIATDAQNTDAQGYQEDLSESLKQEILHRVGTSKTNMFVIGFGNVDDDLLRALGPKTTKVSKANGKSYEVMHAIKHVGETYDDVDCWRFISDLIAKRSSNVGSNPNVEYKGNEAALAEIGALGVDQSVWQIIA from the coding sequence ATGGGCATTTTCGGAAACAAAATCTGGCACCGACTCGGCGGCGACGACCAATCCTACGGCATGGTGCCCGCAGGTGGTCCTACCGAGCTTCTGGCTGGTGGAAACGCCGGTTGGGACAACGTGAGCGGCAACACGCAGGTGCTTGCGAACCTGGCTGTTCCGAACACTGCAATCCAAGCGTCTGCCACCTGCTACGAGCAGCCGTATCGCCGCTATGCGGCCGGCAACACCCGCGTTGCCAAGGAGGTCAACGTCAACATCGCCATCGACATGAGCGCATCGGTCCCGCCCGAAGGCGTGCGTTATTTCGCCGACAAGGGCCTGGACGCCATCTTCCAGGAGCTGACCAAGGCGTCGCTTGACAAGGGGTACCATTACAACATCCGCGTGGTCCTGTTCAACGGAGGACAGCGCGAGATCATCCCCTTCTGCGATCTGGAAGAGGCTAAACGCATCAAGGCCGCCGGCTTCGGCCACATCGACACCAGCGGCTGCACCGACCTTGAAGGCGTGGTCCGTAGCGATTTCGCCGCCATCGACCGCCTGAAGGCCGATCAGGACGCGAAGCACCTCATGCGCGCCTCCAGCCTGGAGATCATCGCAACGGATGCCCAGAACACCGACGCACAAGGCTATCAGGAAGACCTGTCCGAAAGTTTGAAGCAGGAGATCCTGCACCGCGTCGGAACGTCTAAGACCAACATGTTCGTCATCGGCTTCGGCAACGTGGACGACGACCTGCTGCGGGCGCTTGGTCCCAAGACCACCAAGGTGAGCAAGGCGAACGGAAAATCCTACGAGGTCATGCACGCCATCAAGCACGTGGGCGAGACCTATGACGACGTGGATTGCTGGCGCTTTATTTCCGACCTGATCGCCAAGCGTTCCAGCAACGTGGGTTCCAACCCCAACGTCGAGTACAAGGGCAACGAGGCCGCCCTCGCCGAAATCGGCGCCCTTGGCGTGGATCAGAGCGTATGGCAGATCATCGCCTAG
- the cydD gene encoding thiol reductant ABC exporter subunit CydD, translating to MMDKSLFSLPGIMPVMGMLVVFALVLSASIIGEAVSLSAAITTMWQGGSLAHALPHIALFFGCFALQALVHHLQDGMLDRFANKQVECLRGELLAGLFRTRGQMVRDNGTAAVTWSVLEGASQTENYLRIILPKLVGVVVIPFVLLICSFVLDLTSGIILLVMYPVIIFYMVMLGKVAKARAENQYAKYTRMSNHFVDTLRGMDTLRAFGRGRQNGEQIYQTSEDFRVATIDTLKVATLSSAVLDLIATLGVAGVAIMLAFHLVDGSIGLFAALAVLVLSPEYFKPIRQFGSDYHASLDGKNALAAIVGMIDAAKETVPAREHAVAPWSPYSMLELDEVSYTYPGADTPALKDVYLSIEGCQKVGVVGVSGSGKSTLASLLAGFASPDGGTITIDGATFDADEGGLGFSDWQNQVAYIPQDPYVFGVSLRDNIRFYAPESTDEQVMRAVELVGLDELLAQLPEGLDTVIGEGGRALSGGQAQRIALARVLLDDSRRILIFDEPTAHLDIETELELKSRMLPLMEGRLVIFATHRLHWLADMDWIIVMEDGDVAEQGDYRELLAERGALWRLVENMNGGAR from the coding sequence ATGATGGATAAATCGCTCTTCTCGCTGCCCGGCATCATGCCGGTTATGGGAATGCTCGTGGTGTTTGCGCTGGTGCTTTCCGCAAGCATCATCGGCGAGGCGGTTTCGCTATCCGCAGCCATAACCACCATGTGGCAAGGCGGCTCTCTCGCACATGCGCTGCCGCATATCGCGTTGTTCTTCGGGTGTTTCGCGCTGCAGGCGCTCGTGCATCACCTGCAAGACGGCATGCTCGACAGGTTCGCCAACAAACAGGTTGAGTGCCTGCGCGGTGAGCTTCTGGCAGGCCTGTTCCGCACGCGCGGGCAGATGGTGCGTGATAACGGGACGGCTGCTGTGACTTGGTCGGTGCTTGAAGGCGCCTCGCAGACGGAAAACTACCTGCGCATCATACTGCCCAAGCTCGTTGGCGTGGTAGTAATTCCCTTTGTGCTTCTGATCTGCTCGTTCGTGCTTGACCTTACGTCGGGCATCATCCTTCTGGTCATGTACCCGGTCATCATCTTCTATATGGTCATGCTGGGCAAAGTCGCGAAGGCCAGGGCCGAAAACCAGTACGCTAAATACACGCGCATGTCGAACCATTTCGTGGACACGCTGCGCGGCATGGACACCCTTCGGGCTTTCGGACGCGGTCGCCAAAACGGCGAGCAGATCTATCAGACCAGCGAGGATTTCAGGGTAGCGACCATCGACACATTGAAGGTGGCCACGCTTTCAAGCGCCGTGCTTGACCTGATAGCAACGCTTGGTGTGGCAGGGGTTGCCATCATGCTGGCATTTCACCTGGTAGACGGTTCCATCGGACTGTTCGCAGCGCTTGCAGTGCTGGTGCTTTCTCCCGAATACTTCAAACCCATCCGCCAGTTCGGCAGCGACTACCATGCGTCTTTGGACGGTAAGAACGCTTTGGCTGCCATCGTGGGGATGATCGATGCGGCAAAGGAAACAGTGCCGGCCCGCGAACATGCTGTAGCGCCATGGTCGCCGTATAGCATGCTGGAGCTTGACGAGGTCTCCTACACCTACCCAGGTGCTGATACACCTGCTTTAAAGGATGTGTACCTGTCTATCGAAGGTTGCCAGAAGGTGGGCGTCGTCGGCGTAAGCGGCTCCGGAAAGTCCACTCTGGCAAGTCTGCTTGCGGGTTTTGCATCGCCCGACGGAGGAACAATCACCATCGACGGCGCCACGTTCGACGCCGACGAGGGCGGACTCGGGTTTTCCGATTGGCAGAATCAAGTGGCCTACATTCCCCAAGACCCATACGTGTTCGGCGTGAGCCTGCGCGACAACATCAGGTTTTACGCGCCGGAATCCACCGATGAGCAGGTCATGCGAGCCGTTGAACTTGTCGGCCTGGATGAGCTTCTCGCGCAGCTTCCCGAAGGGCTGGACACGGTGATCGGTGAAGGCGGTCGCGCCTTGTCGGGCGGCCAGGCGCAGCGCATCGCATTGGCCCGCGTGCTTCTGGACGACTCACGGCGCATCCTCATATTCGACGAGCCCACGGCACATCTGGACATCGAAACGGAGCTGGAGCTTAAATCCCGCATGCTGCCGCTGATGGAAGGCAGGTTGGTGATATTCGCCACGCACCGACTGCACTGGCTGGCAGACATGGATTGGATCATCGTCATGGAAGATGGCGATGTGGCAGAGCAGGGCGATTATCGCGAGCTCCTGGCCGAGCGGGGCGCGCTTTGGCGCTTGGTCGAGAACATGAACGGGGGTGCACGATGA
- the cydC gene encoding thiol reductant ABC exporter subunit CydC, whose amino-acid sequence MSRSEDRWVRPYFSKYRKPLVAALFLGVVTYVAATMLMFESGYAISATGERPEGGVLTVFIPIVIVQVCALGKPVTHYFERLFSHDWVFRMTSDMRRRLYDVIERNAVRMRGTHRTGDYLGYIAEDIGHVQNLYLRTIFPTVIAWLVYALLIAALGLFDIRFALAMALILAATCVLLPLASMLVNRARIERRKSLRSSLYGDLADNVLGATDWVFSGRSGECQGRTQAAAAQERAVQASLNRYERGNNLVLSIVFAIGVCVVLVWAGGGLGYDPGIEANYIAAFALGFFPLIDAFTPLSPALTQVNIYRDTIDRLNALPPEELRRDCGKTPASADMHVDGVGFSYPGTERLVLNQVSLHIPAGQKVAILGRSGSGKSTLASLIRGEYAPDTGSVCIGGVPTFELSDALTQYIGVIQQNPYLFNKTLRDNLKLGNPEATDEQVLDALERVHLGGLVAGLPDGLDTMVDEAGKRFSGGERHRIAIARILLANTPVVLLDEPTVGLDPITEQALLETLFETCADRTLIMITHHLQGADMFDRIVFIEDGALAMDGSPAHLAATEERYRNLLAFDRGL is encoded by the coding sequence ATGAGCCGTAGCGAAGACAGGTGGGTTCGCCCCTACTTCAGCAAGTATCGCAAGCCGTTGGTAGCAGCGCTGTTCCTGGGTGTTGTTACGTATGTGGCCGCGACCATGCTCATGTTCGAATCGGGGTACGCCATTAGCGCCACCGGCGAGCGGCCCGAAGGCGGCGTGCTGACCGTATTCATCCCTATCGTCATCGTACAGGTGTGCGCGTTAGGCAAACCCGTCACGCATTATTTCGAGCGGCTCTTCAGCCACGATTGGGTATTCCGCATGACAAGCGACATGCGCCGGCGCCTGTACGATGTGATCGAGCGGAACGCCGTCCGCATGCGCGGCACGCACCGCACCGGTGATTACCTGGGATACATCGCCGAAGACATCGGGCACGTGCAGAACCTGTACCTGCGCACCATCTTCCCCACGGTTATCGCGTGGCTGGTGTATGCGCTGTTGATTGCCGCGCTGGGGCTTTTCGATATTCGGTTCGCGCTTGCCATGGCGTTGATACTTGCAGCCACCTGCGTGCTTCTGCCTTTAGCATCGATGCTGGTCAACCGGGCCCGCATAGAGCGCCGCAAGAGTTTGCGCAGCAGCCTGTATGGGGATCTGGCAGACAACGTGCTGGGCGCAACCGACTGGGTGTTCTCGGGCCGGTCCGGAGAATGCCAAGGGCGCACGCAGGCGGCTGCAGCTCAGGAACGCGCCGTGCAAGCGTCGCTCAACCGGTACGAGCGAGGCAACAACCTGGTGCTTTCGATTGTGTTCGCCATCGGCGTATGTGTGGTGCTGGTGTGGGCAGGCGGAGGCCTGGGCTACGACCCAGGCATCGAAGCGAACTACATCGCGGCGTTCGCGCTGGGGTTCTTCCCGCTCATCGACGCCTTCACTCCCCTCTCTCCCGCGTTGACTCAGGTCAACATCTACCGCGACACGATCGACAGGCTGAACGCGCTGCCGCCAGAGGAGCTTAGGCGGGACTGCGGCAAGACACCCGCTTCGGCAGATATGCACGTCGACGGCGTGGGTTTTTCCTACCCTGGTACCGAGCGTCTTGTCCTAAATCAGGTGAGCCTACATATACCCGCAGGTCAGAAGGTGGCAATCCTCGGTCGAAGCGGTTCGGGCAAATCCACGCTGGCATCGCTCATACGTGGAGAATATGCTCCCGATACGGGAAGCGTTTGCATCGGCGGCGTTCCCACGTTCGAATTAAGCGATGCTCTGACACAATACATCGGCGTGATCCAGCAGAATCCTTATCTGTTCAATAAAACGTTGCGCGACAACCTTAAGCTGGGTAACCCCGAAGCCACCGATGAGCAGGTGCTTGACGCATTGGAACGCGTACACCTAGGCGGGCTGGTGGCTGGACTGCCTGACGGCCTGGATACCATGGTTGACGAAGCCGGCAAACGATTCTCAGGAGGTGAGCGGCATCGTATCGCCATCGCGCGAATCCTTCTGGCAAACACGCCCGTCGTGCTGCTGGATGAGCCGACAGTGGGCCTTGACCCCATAACCGAGCAAGCCTTGCTGGAGACGCTGTTCGAGACCTGTGCGGACCGCACGCTCATCATGATCACGCACCATCTGCAAGGCGCCGACATGTTCGACCGCATCGTGTTCATCGAGGATGGTGCCTTGGCGATGGACGGCTCCCCCGCCCACCTTGCCGCCACCGAGGAACGCTATCGCAACCTCCTCGCTTTCGACCGCGGCCTCTAA
- a CDS encoding ABC transporter ATP-binding protein → MPDRNLDKTLIQPESVLTADRLTLAWEDVVVTEEVSLHVLPGEVCCLVGKSGCGKTTILHALAGLTKPVSGRVLVHGCDVTGKPGRVSYMLQKDLLLEQRRVIDNVALPLVLKGVSKREARAAAEPLFERFGLAGTQMKWPHQLSGGMRQRAALLRTHLMGNDCILLDEPFSALDAMTRMDMREWFLGIVKDLGLSALIITHDVDEAVCLSSRVYVLSGSPSHGTPSRIADEITIDRGDLPLDEFELTYAYADAKRRILDAIRH, encoded by the coding sequence ATGCCTGATCGGAATCTGGACAAAACCTTGATTCAGCCTGAATCCGTTTTGACGGCGGATAGACTCACCCTTGCCTGGGAGGACGTCGTGGTGACTGAGGAAGTTTCACTGCACGTGCTTCCAGGGGAGGTGTGCTGCCTTGTCGGCAAGTCCGGCTGCGGAAAAACAACCATTCTGCATGCTTTGGCGGGCTTGACGAAGCCTGTTTCGGGACGGGTGCTGGTGCATGGCTGTGACGTCACGGGAAAGCCGGGGCGCGTGAGCTACATGCTGCAAAAAGACCTTCTGCTTGAACAGCGGCGCGTCATAGACAACGTCGCCTTGCCTTTGGTTCTTAAAGGGGTTTCGAAACGAGAGGCGCGGGCTGCTGCCGAGCCGTTGTTCGAGCGGTTCGGGCTGGCGGGAACCCAGATGAAGTGGCCTCATCAGCTTTCGGGCGGCATGCGGCAGAGGGCGGCGCTTCTGCGAACCCATCTTATGGGCAACGACTGCATCCTTTTGGACGAACCGTTCAGCGCGCTTGACGCCATGACGCGTATGGACATGCGCGAATGGTTCTTAGGGATAGTGAAGGACTTGGGTCTTTCGGCTTTAATCATCACCCACGATGTGGATGAGGCCGTATGCCTTTCAAGCCGCGTGTACGTGCTTTCAGGAAGCCCTTCCCATGGGACCCCGTCACGCATCGCCGACGAAATAACCATCGACCGCGGCGACCTGCCCCTCGACGAGTTCGAGCTGACCTATGCCTACGCCGACGCCAAACGCCGTATCCTCGATGCCATCCGCCACTAA